A stretch of Sphingomicrobium flavum DNA encodes these proteins:
- a CDS encoding UbiH/UbiF/VisC/COQ6 family ubiquinone biosynthesis hydroxylase — protein MERYDVIIMGGGLVGLAFAAALDSAGLRSVVVDPANPEDRLNAAFDGRTSAVSSSSKRMFDTVGISDHFPEPGSPIRIIQVADGLEPGGLAFDPQDDDEPLGWMHENRHIRSALLSRARAGNNITLKFGHKAAQIDRGEHGVTVTLDDGSHVTAPLLVGAEGRNSPLREAAGIRMTRWKYDHAAIVSTLRHEKPHDQVAYEIFYPAGPFALLPMNDDEDGHRSAIVWSVKKKDAPGLLSLSDEDFAAEAEAAMGGFLGRIEMIAPRSSYPLGFHHAARMTDHRLALIGDAAHAIHPIAGQGVNLGYRDAAALAQVLVEGARLGLDLGDAQLMERYQRWRSLDVLMVAMATDGLTRIYGIPGKTASRVRRFGMGLVGRIGPLKQKLMDEARGTSGDLPLLLRGLPI, from the coding sequence ATGGAACGCTATGACGTCATCATCATGGGCGGCGGGCTGGTCGGCCTGGCTTTCGCCGCCGCACTGGACAGCGCCGGGCTCCGCTCGGTCGTGGTCGACCCCGCCAACCCCGAAGACCGTCTGAACGCCGCCTTCGATGGCCGCACCAGCGCGGTCAGCTCTTCGTCAAAGCGCATGTTCGATACGGTCGGGATCAGCGATCATTTCCCCGAACCCGGGTCACCCATCCGCATCATCCAGGTTGCCGACGGGCTGGAACCGGGCGGGCTTGCCTTCGATCCGCAGGACGATGACGAACCGCTGGGCTGGATGCACGAAAATCGCCACATCCGCAGTGCGCTCCTGTCGCGCGCCCGCGCAGGCAACAACATCACGCTGAAATTCGGGCACAAGGCCGCGCAGATCGACCGGGGCGAACATGGCGTTACCGTCACGCTCGACGATGGCAGCCATGTGACCGCCCCGCTGCTCGTTGGCGCGGAAGGGCGCAATTCGCCGCTGCGCGAAGCCGCCGGCATTCGCATGACGCGCTGGAAATATGATCATGCCGCGATCGTCTCGACGCTCCGGCACGAAAAACCGCATGACCAGGTCGCCTACGAGATTTTCTATCCCGCTGGCCCCTTCGCGCTGTTGCCGATGAATGACGACGAAGACGGTCACCGCTCGGCCATCGTCTGGTCGGTGAAGAAAAAGGACGCGCCTGGCCTCCTGTCGCTCTCGGACGAGGATTTCGCTGCCGAGGCGGAGGCGGCGATGGGCGGTTTCCTCGGCCGGATCGAGATGATCGCGCCGCGCTCTTCCTATCCGCTCGGCTTCCACCATGCCGCGCGCATGACCGATCACCGGCTGGCGCTGATCGGCGATGCCGCGCACGCCATCCACCCCATTGCCGGGCAGGGCGTCAATCTGGGTTACCGCGATGCCGCCGCGCTGGCGCAGGTACTGGTCGAAGGTGCGCGGCTCGGGCTCGATCTTGGCGATGCCCAGCTGATGGAACGCTACCAGCGCTGGCGTAGCCTCGATGTGCTGATGGTGGCGATGGCGACCGATGGGCTCACCCGCATCTACGGCATCCCGGGCAAGACGGCATCCAGGGTCCGCCGCTTCGGCATGGGGCTGGTCGGACGCATCGGTCCGTTAAAACAGAAATTGATGGACGAAGCCCGCGGTACGTCGGGCGACCTGCCGCTATTGCTCCGCGGCCTGCCGATCTGA
- the ribA gene encoding GTP cyclohydrolase II, whose amino-acid sequence MSEASVPDAVKALQRGLAVRIDGGPAILPLETGRPEQPASLLMSGGRAAALGLGNRREACDAAKPVRVAATDWLTVGAARELIDPAHDFARGPLGPLSPVEGDAHDALAIKLLTLAGLLPAAWVVDQADVRVSPAAIEAARREVSLVARARLPLDDLPPSQMAVFRDGANGEEHAALIIGAFGGQPPLVRLHSECLTGDVFGSLKCDCGPQLKQALKIIGDAGGGILLYLRQEGRGIGLANKLRAYALQDRGLDTVDANRRLGFADDERDYGAAAAMLKALAAHQVRLLTNNPNKVAGLEAEGVTVTERVRHQMMPNPHNAHYLDTKKARSGHLD is encoded by the coding sequence TTGAGCGAAGCCTCCGTCCCTGATGCCGTCAAGGCGCTGCAGCGCGGGCTGGCGGTGCGCATCGACGGCGGACCGGCGATCCTGCCGTTGGAGACGGGACGGCCCGAACAGCCTGCATCCTTGCTGATGAGTGGCGGGCGCGCGGCGGCGCTCGGCCTCGGCAATCGGCGCGAGGCCTGTGATGCAGCGAAGCCGGTGCGCGTTGCCGCGACCGACTGGCTGACGGTCGGGGCAGCGCGCGAACTCATTGATCCGGCGCATGATTTTGCGCGCGGGCCGCTGGGGCCGCTTTCCCCCGTGGAGGGGGACGCGCATGATGCGCTGGCGATCAAGCTGCTGACGCTGGCGGGGCTGCTGCCGGCCGCCTGGGTGGTGGATCAGGCGGACGTTCGCGTTTCACCTGCCGCCATCGAGGCCGCACGGCGCGAAGTGTCGTTGGTGGCACGCGCCAGATTGCCGCTCGATGACCTGCCGCCCAGCCAGATGGCGGTGTTCCGCGACGGCGCCAATGGCGAAGAACATGCCGCTTTGATCATCGGTGCCTTTGGCGGACAGCCGCCGCTGGTGCGGCTGCATTCGGAATGTCTGACCGGCGATGTGTTCGGTAGTTTGAAATGCGATTGCGGGCCGCAGCTGAAACAGGCGCTCAAGATCATCGGAGATGCGGGGGGCGGCATCCTGCTCTATCTGCGCCAGGAAGGGCGCGGGATCGGGCTGGCCAACAAATTGCGCGCCTATGCGCTGCAGGATCGCGGGCTCGACACGGTCGATGCCAATCGCCGCCTGGGCTTTGCCGATGACGAGCGCGATTATGGCGCCGCCGCTGCCATGCTGAAGGCCTTGGCCGCGCATCAGGTGCGGCTCTTGACCAACAATCCCAACAAGGTGGCGGGGCTGGAGGCCGAGGGCGTGACCGTGACCGAGCGGGTGCGCCACCAGATGATGCCCAACCCGCACAACGCCCATTATCTCGATACCAAGAAGGCCCGTTCAGGCCATCTGGACTAG
- a CDS encoding thiamine phosphate synthase, with the protein MICRQTLFTDERMGDGLFHALARLPEGSGVLFRHKSLAGDERAALGERVAAICRQRRLALSVSEDVALATALGAVMVHKPTSDPGDLPCSLPVHDGGEALAARQSDAALIYVSPVFPTASHPGAPHLGPELARQYAIMADRPAIALGGMTEERFEALDQDIFSGWAAIDAWLAEKNRA; encoded by the coding sequence ATGATCTGTCGCCAGACCCTCTTCACCGATGAACGCATGGGCGATGGCCTGTTCCACGCGCTGGCGCGCCTGCCCGAAGGATCGGGGGTGCTGTTCCGGCACAAGAGCCTGGCCGGGGACGAGCGCGCGGCGCTGGGCGAGCGCGTCGCCGCCATCTGCCGCCAGCGCCGCCTTGCCCTCAGCGTGTCCGAGGATGTGGCGCTGGCGACGGCGCTGGGGGCGGTCATGGTGCACAAGCCGACAAGCGATCCCGGCGACCTGCCCTGCAGCCTGCCCGTCCATGATGGCGGCGAAGCGCTGGCCGCCCGGCAATCAGATGCCGCGCTGATTTATGTGTCACCCGTCTTCCCGACCGCATCGCATCCCGGCGCGCCGCATCTGGGCCCCGAACTGGCACGGCAATATGCGATCATGGCCGACCGCCCCGCCATTGCATTGGGGGGCATGACAGAAGAGCGCTTCGAAGCGCTGGATCAGGACATTTTTTCAGGCTGGGCGGCGATCGACGCCTGGCTGGCGGAGAAAAACCGGGCCTAG
- a CDS encoding YggS family pyridoxal phosphate-dependent enzyme has translation MASSPLQDVRDRIALAARRADRSPEDITLIAVSKKRGADEIRPLLEAGHRDFGENRVAEAQEKWPALKADYPDVRLHMVGQLQSNKAEEAAAIFDVIHSLDRPSLLKALAKLDNPPSCYVQVNIGAEEQKGGLDIAELPDFLGQVRASDIPLAGLMAMPPQGLEASPFFALTAELARRHGLQGLSMGMTNDFESAVRLGATALRVGTALFGERG, from the coding sequence ATGGCTAGTTCACCACTGCAGGATGTGCGCGACCGGATCGCGCTGGCGGCGCGCCGCGCCGACCGCTCGCCCGAGGACATTACGCTGATCGCCGTCTCCAAGAAGCGCGGCGCCGACGAAATCCGTCCGTTGCTCGAAGCCGGGCACCGCGACTTTGGCGAAAACCGCGTGGCTGAAGCGCAGGAGAAATGGCCCGCGCTCAAGGCCGACTATCCCGATGTGCGGCTGCACATGGTCGGCCAACTGCAATCGAACAAGGCGGAGGAAGCCGCCGCCATTTTCGACGTCATCCATTCGCTCGACCGGCCCTCGCTTCTCAAAGCGCTGGCCAAGCTGGACAATCCGCCCTCTTGCTATGTGCAGGTCAATATCGGGGCCGAGGAACAGAAAGGCGGGCTCGACATTGCCGAGCTGCCCGATTTCCTAGGACAGGTACGCGCGTCAGATATCCCGCTCGCCGGGCTGATGGCGATGCCGCCGCAAGGGCTGGAAGCCAGCCCCTTCTTTGCGCTGACCGCCGAACTCGCGCGCCGCCACGGCCTCCAAGGCCTGTCGATGGGCATGACCAATGATTTCGAAAGCGCGGTCAGGCTGGGTGCCACTGCGCTGCGCGTCGGCACTGCGCTGTTTGGCGAACGAGGCTAG
- a CDS encoding LON peptidase substrate-binding domain-containing protein codes for MMGAEPVRVPIFPLGGALLFPRSQLPLHIFEDRYRDMVRDALAGNGQIAMIQPVHDERDSPLHKVGCLGELVGVEELDDGRYNIILEGQRRFRWIREAETDTLYRMADVDLAEFDDREPDPLSAAQRSIVEQEARAFGDALRLQVDWQQVARLDDETFVNAIAQVAPFDIGAKQALLEEGNLSRRAELVTQLMQFQRLAPGGAASDQTLQ; via the coding sequence ATGATGGGCGCGGAGCCGGTTCGCGTTCCCATCTTCCCCTTGGGCGGGGCCTTGCTGTTCCCGCGCTCTCAGCTGCCGCTCCACATCTTTGAGGACCGCTATCGCGACATGGTGCGCGACGCACTGGCCGGCAATGGCCAGATCGCGATGATCCAGCCCGTCCATGACGAAAGGGATTCGCCGCTCCACAAGGTCGGCTGCCTTGGCGAACTGGTGGGCGTCGAGGAACTGGATGACGGGCGCTACAATATCATCCTGGAAGGCCAGCGCCGCTTTCGCTGGATCCGCGAGGCGGAGACGGACACGCTCTATCGCATGGCGGATGTCGACCTGGCCGAATTTGACGATCGCGAGCCCGATCCGCTGAGCGCGGCGCAGCGATCGATCGTTGAACAGGAAGCGCGCGCCTTTGGCGATGCGCTGCGGTTGCAGGTCGATTGGCAGCAGGTGGCCCGGCTGGACGATGAGACCTTCGTCAACGCCATCGCGCAGGTCGCGCCCTTCGATATCGGCGCCAAGCAGGCGTTGCTGGAAGAGGGGAATCTTTCGCGCCGCGCCGAACTGGTCACCCAGCTTATGCAGTTCCAGCGGCTCGCCCCCGGCGGGGCCGCGAGCGACCAGACGTTGCAATAA
- the leuS gene encoding leucine--tRNA ligase: MSERFDAKAADRRWQERWAEADLFAADSDSDKPKSYVLEMFPYPSGRIHMGHVRNYTMGDVLARYRRMKGFEVLHPMGWDAFGMPAENAAMERKVHPGAWTYQNIETMKGQLKRLGFALDWGREFATCDPEYYGHEQALFLDLFDAGLVFRKESEVNWDPVDMTVLANEQVIDGKGWRSGAEVERRKLSQWFLRITQFADELLEGLGTLDKWPDKVRLMQENWIGKSQGLEFRFALSNGESLAVYTTRPDTIFGSSFVAVAADHPLAQGVAAGNDEAASFIEACKRGGTTAAELETTEKMGFDTGITAAHPFSGEPLPVYIANFVLMDYGTGAIFGVPGHDQRDHEFASKYGLPIKRVVAPSLEDAGEAIGDEADDRAGVAVNSSFLDGMDTEVAKAEIVRRAEADGWGEGRTVFRLRDWGVSRQRYWGTPIPIIHCDSCGPVGVPREQLPIKLPEDVSFDLPGNPLDRHPSWNKADCPQCGSAARRETDTLDTFVDSSWYFIRFASQPKDQPFNKAEAEKWLPVGQYIGGVEHAILHLLYARFITRALAHIGKIDMAEPFAGLFTQGMVTHETYQAGDGSWLSPDEVQKNGEDWIRIEGGEPVKSGRVEKMSKSKKNVVDPIPIVDQYGADAARWFMLSDSPPERDLEWSLGGIEGAGRFVQRVWRLANSERSSGGEDKALSQKLHRTIAAVGEAVEGLQFNKSVAAIYELTNAIEKAQPSAARDDAIDNLLKLIAPMAPHLAEEAHALRGGTGYIADAEWPSFDAAMLVDDEVTMVIQVNGKLRDKMQVAAGTSKDDAEAMALALPKIQEQLGGNAPRKVIVVPDRLVNIVA; the protein is encoded by the coding sequence ATGTCCGAACGTTTCGACGCGAAAGCGGCCGACCGGCGCTGGCAGGAGCGCTGGGCGGAGGCGGACCTGTTCGCCGCCGACTCCGACAGCGACAAGCCCAAAAGCTATGTCCTCGAGATGTTTCCCTATCCGTCGGGGCGCATCCATATGGGGCATGTGCGCAACTACACCATGGGCGATGTGCTGGCGCGCTATCGCCGCATGAAGGGTTTCGAAGTGCTGCACCCGATGGGGTGGGACGCCTTCGGCATGCCGGCGGAAAATGCCGCGATGGAGCGCAAGGTGCATCCCGGCGCATGGACCTACCAGAATATCGAGACGATGAAGGGGCAGCTGAAGCGTCTCGGCTTCGCGCTCGACTGGGGCCGCGAATTCGCGACCTGCGATCCCGAATATTATGGGCATGAACAGGCGCTGTTCCTCGACCTTTTCGACGCCGGGCTCGTCTTCCGCAAGGAAAGCGAGGTCAATTGGGATCCGGTCGACATGACCGTGCTGGCCAATGAACAGGTGATCGACGGCAAGGGCTGGCGTTCGGGCGCCGAGGTGGAGCGGCGCAAGCTTTCGCAATGGTTCCTGCGCATCACGCAGTTCGCCGACGAACTGCTCGAAGGGCTCGGCACGCTCGACAAATGGCCCGACAAGGTGCGGCTGATGCAGGAAAACTGGATCGGCAAGAGCCAGGGGCTGGAGTTCCGTTTCGCTTTGTCCAATGGCGAGAGCCTGGCCGTCTATACCACGCGCCCTGACACCATCTTCGGGTCGAGCTTCGTTGCCGTGGCAGCGGATCATCCGCTGGCGCAGGGTGTGGCCGCGGGCAATGACGAGGCCGCCAGCTTCATCGAAGCGTGCAAGCGCGGCGGCACCACGGCGGCCGAACTGGAAACCACCGAGAAGATGGGCTTCGATACCGGAATCACTGCCGCGCATCCCTTCAGCGGCGAGCCGCTCCCGGTCTACATCGCCAATTTCGTGCTGATGGATTATGGCACGGGCGCCATTTTCGGCGTGCCCGGCCATGACCAGCGCGACCATGAGTTCGCGTCCAAATATGGCCTGCCGATCAAGCGCGTGGTGGCGCCGTCGCTGGAGGATGCCGGCGAGGCGATCGGTGACGAGGCCGATGACCGCGCGGGCGTGGCGGTCAATTCCTCCTTCCTCGACGGGATGGACACCGAAGTCGCCAAGGCCGAGATCGTGCGCCGCGCCGAGGCCGATGGCTGGGGCGAGGGCAGGACCGTTTTCCGGTTGCGCGACTGGGGGGTGAGCCGCCAGCGTTATTGGGGCACGCCCATCCCGATCATCCATTGCGACAGCTGCGGGCCCGTGGGCGTGCCGCGCGAGCAATTGCCGATCAAGCTGCCCGAGGATGTCAGCTTCGACCTTCCTGGCAATCCGCTCGATCGCCATCCCAGCTGGAACAAGGCCGACTGCCCGCAATGCGGCAGCGCGGCGCGGCGGGAGACCGACACGCTCGACACCTTTGTCGATTCAAGCTGGTATTTCATCCGCTTCGCGAGCCAGCCCAAGGACCAGCCGTTCAACAAGGCCGAGGCCGAGAAGTGGCTGCCCGTCGGCCAATATATTGGCGGGGTCGAGCATGCGATCCTGCACTTGCTCTATGCCCGTTTCATCACCCGTGCGCTGGCGCATATCGGCAAGATCGACATGGCCGAGCCTTTTGCAGGCCTGTTCACGCAGGGCATGGTCACGCACGAGACCTACCAGGCGGGCGACGGCAGCTGGCTTTCGCCCGATGAAGTTCAGAAGAATGGCGAGGACTGGATCCGCATCGAAGGGGGGGAGCCGGTCAAATCGGGCCGCGTCGAGAAGATGTCCAAGTCCAAGAAGAATGTGGTCGATCCCATTCCCATCGTGGACCAATATGGCGCCGATGCCGCGCGCTGGTTCATGCTGTCGGATTCGCCGCCCGAGCGCGACCTGGAATGGTCGCTGGGCGGGATCGAGGGCGCGGGCCGCTTCGTCCAGCGCGTCTGGCGCCTGGCCAATAGCGAACGTAGCAGCGGGGGTGAGGACAAGGCGCTGAGCCAGAAGCTCCACCGCACTATTGCCGCGGTCGGCGAGGCGGTCGAAGGGCTGCAGTTCAACAAGTCGGTCGCCGCGATCTACGAACTGACCAATGCGATCGAAAAAGCGCAGCCCTCGGCGGCGCGCGATGACGCTATCGACAATTTGCTCAAGCTGATTGCGCCGATGGCGCCGCATCTGGCCGAAGAAGCGCATGCGCTGCGCGGCGGCACTGGTTATATTGCGGATGCCGAATGGCCCTCTTTCGATGCTGCCATGCTGGTCGATGACGAGGTCACCATGGTGATCCAGGTCAACGGCAAGCTGCGCGACAAGATGCAGGTGGCGGCCGGCACATCGAAGGACGATGCCGAAGCCATGGCGCTGGCCTTGCCCAAGATCCAGGAACAGCTCGGCGGCAATGCGCCACGCAAGGTCATTGTGGTCCCCGACAGGTTGGTGAATATCGTCGCATGA
- a CDS encoding DUF3576 domain-containing protein — MSMPTRSALSLSLIAVAGLGLSACQNNQVAPVGYAPAVTNQIGVNTYLWRAAVDTLSFAPLVTADSAGGVVITDWYVAPNNPAERVKLTAAILDADLRADAIRVTANRQINQGGGWVDAPVSAATVQKLEDIILVRARDIRRTTVAPSN; from the coding sequence ATGTCGATGCCCACCCGTTCCGCACTTTCGCTGTCCCTGATTGCGGTGGCCGGTCTTGGTCTTTCTGCCTGCCAGAACAACCAGGTCGCGCCGGTCGGCTATGCGCCTGCCGTGACCAACCAGATCGGGGTCAACACCTATCTGTGGCGCGCCGCGGTCGACACGCTGAGCTTTGCCCCGCTGGTGACCGCCGATAGCGCGGGTGGGGTGGTGATCACCGACTGGTATGTCGCCCCCAACAATCCGGCCGAGCGGGTCAAGCTGACCGCGGCCATCCTCGATGCCGATCTTCGCGCCGATGCGATCCGCGTCACCGCCAACCGCCAGATCAATCAGGGCGGCGGCTGGGTCGATGCGCCGGTCAGCGCTGCTACGGTGCAGAAGCTGGAAGACATCATCCTGGTGCGCGCGCGCGATATTCGCCGCACCACGGTCGCGCCGTCGAACTAA
- a CDS encoding LolA family protein, producing MKLSYLVAPVAAVAMIAAPAPAAKQQSMLDRVETHLAQSSSMTANFTQTDGKGRSIGGTLSMKRPGKVRFDYGKQANMLMVGDGRELHFIDYEVGQKSTWKIKESPLAVLLDNKPNLDRIARIVPTEDDRVVIVRARDARRPEFGTLILAFTKTSSAPGGLQLAGWTAIDAQNKRTQIQLSNQRYNVSVPDARFTYVEPKKR from the coding sequence ATGAAATTATCCTATCTTGTCGCCCCCGTGGCAGCCGTTGCGATGATCGCCGCGCCCGCGCCGGCGGCCAAGCAGCAGAGCATGCTCGACCGGGTCGAGACCCATCTGGCGCAATCGAGCAGCATGACCGCCAATTTCACCCAGACCGACGGCAAGGGTCGTTCGATCGGCGGCACCTTGTCGATGAAGCGTCCGGGCAAGGTGCGCTTCGATTATGGCAAGCAGGCCAACATGCTGATGGTCGGCGATGGTCGCGAACTGCATTTCATCGATTATGAAGTGGGCCAGAAGTCGACCTGGAAGATCAAGGAATCGCCGCTGGCGGTCCTGCTCGACAACAAGCCCAACCTCGACCGCATCGCCCGCATCGTGCCGACCGAGGATGACCGCGTCGTCATCGTTCGCGCGCGCGATGCGCGACGGCCCGAGTTCGGCACGCTGATCCTGGCTTTCACCAAGACGTCCAGCGCGCCCGGCGGGCTGCAGCTGGCGGGCTGGACCGCGATCGACGCGCAGAACAAGCGCACGCAGATCCAGCTGTCCAACCAGCGCTACAATGTGAGCGTGCCCGATGCGCGCTTCACCTATGTCGAACCGAAGAAGCGATAA
- the xth gene encoding exodeoxyribonuclease III: MKIASWNINSVRARSHIVERFLKDEAPDILCLQETKAHNDVFPRQFFHDLGYTHQALNGQKMHHGVATLSKVPFEEDLRHDWQDNGEARHIGIRVAGQFRLENVYVPAGGDIPDREQNPKFGQKLDFLERMTRWGEALQEPTLIVGDFNIAPLECDVWSHKQLLNVVSHTPIEVETLERFQKSHDWVDLGRKFIPAPERCFTWWSYRSKDWTANDRGRRLDHMWASPALADKVVAHQVHEPCRSWEKPSDHVPLVVELQL; this comes from the coding sequence TTGAAAATCGCCAGCTGGAACATCAATTCGGTGCGGGCGCGCAGCCATATCGTCGAACGCTTCCTGAAGGACGAAGCCCCCGACATTTTGTGCCTTCAGGAAACCAAGGCGCATAACGATGTTTTCCCGCGCCAGTTCTTCCACGACCTTGGCTATACCCATCAGGCGCTCAATGGGCAGAAGATGCATCATGGCGTCGCCACCCTGTCCAAGGTGCCGTTCGAGGAGGATCTGCGCCACGACTGGCAGGATAATGGCGAGGCGCGCCATATCGGTATTCGCGTCGCCGGCCAGTTCCGGCTGGAAAACGTCTATGTGCCCGCTGGCGGCGATATTCCCGATCGCGAACAGAACCCGAAATTCGGCCAGAAGCTCGACTTCCTCGAGCGCATGACGCGCTGGGGTGAGGCGTTGCAGGAACCCACGCTGATCGTCGGCGATTTCAACATCGCGCCGCTCGAATGCGATGTGTGGAGCCACAAGCAATTGCTCAATGTGGTGAGCCACACGCCGATCGAGGTGGAAACGCTGGAGCGATTCCAGAAGAGCCATGACTGGGTGGATCTTGGCCGCAAGTTCATCCCCGCGCCCGAGCGCTGCTTCACCTGGTGGAGCTATCGTTCCAAGGACTGGACCGCCAACGATCGCGGGCGGCGGCTCGATCATATGTGGGCCAGCCCCGCGCTGGCGGACAAGGTCGTCGCGCACCAGGTGCACGAACCCTGTCGCAGCTGGGAGAAGCCTTCGGACCATGTCCCGCTGGTGGTGGAATTGCAGCTTTGA
- a CDS encoding DNA translocase FtsK, which yields MATAARGKSDDGWLGSLKQGAKSVGRRIVGLGVALAGLGLGVALITHDSTDPSFSTAAGGPPQNWLGSLGAYASDLALLLFGIASILMVPMIIMAGLRLARDAGPGRSGRKWLLAIIAMMLIGTAIGLYTRDGVSGLPGGWGGVIGMIGASGLDGLIGLINNSSIEGAVSLSLTAIGIVGGLALAGMALDLRPEEKQWIRDRLQREPREEAAESNILKRSRKKDAPKVTAPPKAAPQVANPSGPVVRAGAQPAKKPRGKASPAQQPGLALGDNYQLPSIELLAPVDPAQVAPVDKAALERNARLLESVLEDFKVFGDIVEVRPGPVVTMYELEPASGIKASRVIQLADDIARNMSALSARVATIPGRSVIGIELPNKKRDMVMLSELIGSQDFADQQMSLALILGKDISGDPVIADLAPMPHLLVAGTTGSGKSVGLNAMILSLLYRMGPDECRMIMIDPKMLELSVYDDIPHLLAPVVTEPGKAIRALKWTVEQMEERYRMMASLGVRQLASFNKKVTEAKAKGQKMGRKVQTGYDADTGQPTYETEELDYETLPQIVVVVDELADLMMTAGKEVEFLIQRLAQKARAAGIHLIMATQRPSVDVITGVIKANLPTRISFHVTSKIDSRTILGEQGAEQLLGKGDMLYMAGGKRILRVHGPFVADDEVRKVADHWRGQGMPDYIQAVTEEPEDGGYLFDGQPMGEDDAETQQFRKAVQIVAESQKASTSYLQRQMRVGYNTAARLIEMMEKQGLVSEPDHVGRREVLIDQHGQPV from the coding sequence ATGGCCACCGCCGCGCGGGGCAAATCGGACGACGGCTGGCTGGGCAGCCTCAAGCAGGGCGCGAAAAGCGTCGGGCGGCGAATCGTCGGGCTGGGCGTGGCGCTGGCCGGGCTGGGCCTGGGCGTGGCGCTGATCACGCATGATTCGACCGATCCCAGCTTCTCCACCGCCGCGGGCGGGCCGCCGCAAAACTGGCTGGGCAGCCTTGGCGCTTATGCCAGCGACCTGGCGCTGCTGCTGTTTGGCATCGCCTCGATCCTGATGGTACCGATGATCATCATGGCGGGGCTGCGGCTGGCGCGCGATGCCGGGCCGGGACGCTCGGGGCGCAAATGGCTGCTCGCGATCATTGCGATGATGCTGATCGGCACCGCCATCGGCCTTTATACTCGCGACGGGGTGAGCGGGCTTCCGGGCGGCTGGGGCGGCGTGATCGGAATGATCGGTGCCTCGGGGCTCGACGGGCTGATCGGGCTCATCAACAACAGCTCCATCGAAGGCGCGGTGAGCCTGTCGCTGACCGCCATCGGCATTGTCGGCGGGCTGGCGCTGGCGGGCATGGCGCTCGACCTTCGGCCCGAGGAAAAGCAGTGGATCCGCGACCGGCTGCAGCGCGAACCGCGCGAGGAAGCCGCCGAATCCAATATCCTCAAGCGCTCACGCAAGAAGGATGCGCCCAAGGTCACCGCTCCGCCCAAGGCCGCGCCACAGGTCGCCAATCCTTCCGGCCCCGTGGTGCGCGCGGGGGCGCAACCCGCCAAGAAACCGCGCGGCAAGGCCAGCCCGGCGCAGCAGCCGGGCCTTGCGCTTGGCGACAATTACCAGCTGCCCTCGATCGAGCTGCTGGCGCCGGTCGACCCCGCGCAGGTCGCGCCGGTCGACAAGGCGGCACTCGAGCGTAACGCCCGGCTGCTCGAAAGCGTGCTCGAAGATTTCAAGGTGTTCGGCGATATCGTCGAAGTGAGGCCGGGGCCGGTCGTCACCATGTATGAGCTTGAACCCGCCAGCGGCATCAAGGCCAGCCGCGTCATCCAGCTGGCCGACGATATCGCGCGCAACATGAGCGCCTTGTCGGCGCGCGTCGCCACCATTCCGGGGCGCAGCGTCATCGGCATCGAACTGCCCAACAAGAAGCGCGACATGGTGATGCTGTCGGAACTGATCGGCAGCCAGGATTTCGCCGACCAGCAGATGAGCCTGGCGCTGATCCTCGGCAAGGATATCAGCGGCGATCCGGTGATTGCGGACCTGGCGCCCATGCCGCATCTGCTCGTCGCCGGCACCACCGGATCGGGTAAATCGGTCGGCCTCAACGCCATGATCCTGTCCTTGCTCTACCGCATGGGGCCGGACGAGTGCCGGATGATCATGATCGATCCCAAGATGCTGGAACTCAGTGTCTATGACGATATCCCGCATCTCCTCGCCCCCGTGGTGACCGAGCCGGGCAAGGCGATCCGTGCCTTGAAATGGACCGTCGAGCAGATGGAGGAGCGTTATCGGATGATGGCGAGCCTTGGGGTGCGCCAGCTTGCCAGCTTCAACAAGAAGGTCACCGAAGCCAAGGCCAAGGGCCAGAAGATGGGGCGCAAGGTGCAGACCGGCTATGATGCCGATACCGGCCAGCCGACCTATGAGACCGAAGAGCTGGATTATGAAACGCTGCCCCAGATCGTGGTGGTGGTGGACGAGCTTGCCGATTTGATGATGACGGCGGGCAAGGAAGTCGAATTCCTGATCCAGCGGCTGGCGCAGAAGGCGCGCGCGGCGGGCATTCACCTCATCATGGCGACGCAGCGCCCCTCGGTCGATGTCATTACCGGTGTCATCAAGGCCAATTTGCCGACCCGCATCAGCTTCCACGTCACCAGCAAGATCGACAGCCGCACCATCCTTGGCGAACAGGGCGCCGAGCAGCTTTTGGGTAAGGGCGATATGCTCTACATGGCGGGCGGCAAGCGCATCCTGCGCGTCCATGGGCCCTTCGTTGCCGATGATGAAGTGCGCAAGGTCGCCGATCATTGGCGCGGCCAGGGGATGCCCGATTATATCCAGGCGGTGACCGAGGAGCCCGAGGATGGCGGCTATCTGTTCGATGGCCAGCCGATGGGCGAGGACGATGCCGAGACGCAGCAATTCCGCAAGGCGGTCCAGATCGTGGCCGAAAGCCAGAAGGCCTCGACCAGCTATCTGCAGCGCCAGATGCGGGTCGGCTACAACACCGCCGCGCGGCTGATCGAGATGATGGAAAAACAGGGCCTGGTCAGCGAACCCGACCATGTCGGACGGCGCGAGGTGCTGATCGATCAGCACGGGCAGCCCGTCTGA